The sequence GGAAAAGAAGCTGGTCGCCTTCCTCACCATATTTGCCCGAAAGGGTGCTAAGGTTTTCCATCGCTGGCGTTTCGATGGGCAAGTATCCGTATTTTTTAAAGACGGTCTTGATGGTTTCGAAAAGGTAATCGCGTTTGCTCACCTGTGCAGGTGAAAAGTCGCGTGTGCCACTTGGCGTAGAGGGTTTTTGCATATTATTTTTATCGTAAAAACAACTTTTGACAGGTTTTTGGTCGTTTGTCGGATACAAACAACGGCGAAAAAGTCTTAAATGCACCCCACCCCAAACCCCTCCCCCAAAGGGAGGGGCTTCTATTCGGTATCATTTTTTTATGCGAGCATAAAAAAGTGATTTGGTTTTCAAACCCTCCCCATAGGGCAGTAATGTTAAGTTCTGTAAAAAAACTTGTTTGGTCAAATTTGAAACGAAATAGAATTTGGACTAAACCCTAAGGGTCTTGAAGACCCTTAGGGTTTGGGGCATAGGACAAGGCATGCCTTATCCCTACATTTGCACCTGATTTTTAGAATTTAACATCACTGCCCCAAAGGGAGGGGCTTTTATGCGGTATCATTTTTTTGCATTTATGCAAAAAAATGATTTGTATTTCGAACCTTCCCATAATGGGGGGAGGGCAGGGTGGGGGTTCAGCAGGTTTGCGCGAAGCACAAGACCCCGTTTTTTGACATTCTGACCGCTGTAACAACGCCATTTGAAGGGCTTATACGGTCATGATGTCTTTTTCTTTCACTTCTAAAAGCTCATCAATTTTTTTAATGTATTGGTCGGTAAAAGCCTGTACTTTTTCTTCGGCACGTCGGACGGCATCTTCGGGTGCGCCCTCATTTTGAAGGGCTTTCAAGCCGTCGTTGGCAGATTTTCGCGCCGCTCGGACGCGAATTTTCCCCTCTTCGGCTTCGCCTTTGGCTTTTCTTACCAACTCCTGACGACGCTCGCCTGATAGCGGCGGAATATTGAGGCGCACCAAATCGGCTTCGGCAATGGGATTTAGCCCCAAATTGCTCTCACGCAAAACCTTTGTAATGGCGGCTACCATGTTTTTTTCCCAAGGCTTGATGACAATGGAGCGCGGGTCGGGGGCAACGATGCTCGCTACTTGATGCAAAGGCGACATCGAGCCATAATACTCAACGGCTAAACCATCTAACATAGCAGGCGTAGCTCTGCCTGCACGGATTTTGGCAAATTCAGCTATCGTGTGTTTGATAGCTTTTTCCATGTTTTCCTTAGCATCGTCTAAGTATAATTCAATTTCTTCTTCCATGATGATACGAAAATTGTAGTAAAAAAGAGTGCGAAAGATGTACGAAGATTATGTTTTATCTTTGCAGCCCTTCGAGGGCTTGCCTGCTCGCCTAACTACCTTGTTTGGTTTTAGGCTGCTCGGCTCTGCGCTGCAAAGAAAAAGAAAAAAAAGTAAAGAAAAAAGTAGGGCGGCAGATACCTTTTTTTGCTACTTTTTTCTCTACTCCTATCAAGATTTTGAGGCTACGAAAAAGAAGGTTCGCCTGCATACAGTTTTTGGCGCAAAGCCTTAATTTCCTCACTCACGATATAATCGTCATACTCCATATAGCGGTCAATCATGCCGTTGGGCGTGATTTCTATGATGCGATTGGCAAGCGTTTGGGTAAAGGCATGGTCGTGCGAAGCAAAAAGCAACGTGCCTCGATAATTTTTGAGCGCGTTATTGAAAGCCGTAATCGATTCGAGGTCTAAGTGGTTTGTGGGTTCGTCCAAAACTAAGACGTTTGCTTTTTTGAGCATCATACGCGAAAGCATACAACGGACTTTTTCGCCACCCGAAAGCACTTTTGCCTTTTTGAGTGCCTCTTCGCCCGAAAAGAGCATGCGTCCTAAAAAGCCACGTACAAAGGTTTCGTCTTTTTCCTCGTCATTTTTGGTGTATTGTCTTAACCAATCTACCAAATTCAAATCCACACCCTCGAAGAAAGGGCTATTATCGTTGGGCAGGTAGGCGGAGGTAATGGTTACGCCCCATCTAAATTCGCCTGTTTGGGGTGTGCGGTTTCCCATCAAAACTTCAAAAAAGGCAGTAATCGCCATGCTATTTTTGGAAAGCACCGTTACTTTGTCGCCTTTTTGTAGGGAAAGATTGACGTTTTTGAATAAAATTTCGCCTTCTTCTGTCTGGGCAGCCAGATTTTCGACTTCGAGAATTTGATTGCCTGCCTCTCTTTCCTGCTCAAAGACGATACCAGGGTAGCGGCGTGTGGAGGGCTGAATGTCATCTACATTGAGTTTTTCTAAGAGTTTCTTGCGGCTTGTGGCTTGTTTAGATTTAGAGGCGTTGGCAGAAAAACGCTCGATAAATTCTTGCAATTCTTTGCGCTTTTCTTCTACTTTCTTGTTTTTGTCGCTTCGCTGACGGGCAGCGATTTGGCTACTTTCATACCAAAAAGAGTAGTTTCCTGCATGGAAATTGATTTTGCCATGGTCTACATCTACGATATGCGTACAGACGGCATCTAAAAAGTGTCTATCGTGCGAAACAACGATAACGGTATTTTTAAAGTCTGCTAAAAAGTTTTCGAGCCACATGACCGTTTCGATGTCGAGGTCGTTGGTAGGTTCGTCTAAAAGGAGTACATCAGGGTTTCCAAAAAGTGCCTGCGCCAAAAGCACGCGCACTTTTTCATTTCCACTCATTTCGCTCATGGGCTTGTGGTGATTTTCTTCGCCAATGCCCAATCCACTTAAAAGTTCTGCGGCATCACTTTCTGCTGTCCAGCCATTCATCTCGGCAAACTGCCCTTCTAACTCGGAAGCGCGAAGTCCGTCTTCTTCTGAAAAGTCGGGTTTGAGGTAGATGGCATCTTTTTCCTGCATCAAATCCCAAAGGGTTTTGTGTCCCATCAAGACGGTATTGAGGACGGTGCAGGTGTCAAATTCGAAGTGGTTTTGCTTCAATACTGCCATACGTGCGCCTGTATCCAGACTGATTGTGCCACGGGTAGGGTCTAATTCGCCCGAAAGGATTTTGAGAAAGGTAGATTTGCCTGCGCCATTCGCACCAATCACACCATAACAATTTCCGGGTGTAAATTTGAGATTGACTTCATCAAATAGAACCCTTTTGCCAAATTGAATGGCTACATTTGCAACAGTTAGCATAAGAAAGACGAAATTTTAAGGAAATGAGATAGAAATGGGGTTGCTGATAGAAAGCGCAAAGATAGTAAAAAAATGCGTACCCAACTTGCCAAAATGGAGAAAGAAAATCGCCTGCCTCGCACTTTTCAATCTACTCTCATTCGCTGATGGCGCGATTGAGAAACTGCAAAAGTGGCTGCAAGGCACGCATCGCCGCTACACTTTTTTCTACAAAATCGGCTTGTAATACCTCTTTATCCGAAAAAGGGCGCAGAGCTGTAAAACTTTTCAGTTGGAGATACTTCAAGGCAGGGTGATTTTTGTCGTATCCCTTCGGTTGCGTTTTGAGATACTGCCCTTCCTCGCGGTCTAAATCCCCAAAAGTAGCGACAAATTCGGGGTTCTGCACAATTTCAAAAAACTCCGCCGTATGATAATCTATTTCCTGCCTTATTTTTTTTACAATTTCCGCCGCTGGCTGATACAAACCGCCCCCTGCAAAGGAAAGCCCACGCTCGATGTGTGTGTAATAAATTGCCAACTCTTTTTTTCGGTTGTAGGGTGCAAATCCGAAACCTAAGTAGGTTTTGTAAGGCGACTTATCCGCCGAAAAGCGCACATCACGATTGATGCGAAAGATGCAATTTTTGGCAGATAAGCCCTCCAAAGTTGCATCAAATGCCTGCATTGGCACAAGCATCGATTCGGCTAATGCCAAATAATTATGCCGTAGGGCTTCATAACGCTCGCGCTGCTGTGCAAACCATTCTCTATGATTGTTGTTTTTTAAATCATCTAAAAAGGCGAAAGAAGCAGACAAAAAGGTAGGATTCATGGTAGTAATGTTAAGTTCTGTGGAAAGCCTTGTTTTGTCAAAATTTTGTCAAATTTGACACGAAATAAAATTTGGACTTAAACCCTAAGGGTCTTCAAGACCCTTAGGGTTTGGGGCATAGGACAAGTCAATGCCTTGTGCCTACATTTGAACCTAACTTTTAGAATTTCACATCACTAAGATTCAGAGTAAGATTCAGAGTAAAATTCGGGGCAAAAACCTATTTGGGTCAAAGTCAAGTCAGGTTCAAAGATACAAGGTTTTTGTAAAAATCGAGGTAGCTTCTTTGTCTTATTCCCAACCCAAAACAGTAAAATGGCAACGCTATTAAGCCTTATGCAAAGCCTTCTCTTTTCGGATTTGAAACAAAATAAAGTTTGGATTGAAGCCATTTTTTGGGTCTGAAAACGCTCTTTTATTTCAATCTTGCTGCGGGCAAGGCATTGTCTTATCCCTACCTTGAACAATAATTTTTGGAACTCAACCCTACTGAAAAAATAAAATGCGCTTCTGATAAAAAAGTTTGTCAAACTAAGGGATTTTCCTTATTATAGTATTTTTTTGTACGCTTTTTTTGTTTATATTCGTCTTAATGAGTCAGTAGCAAACGATTTCTCACCTATCAATTTATTTTGTATGCCAATGCGTCTAATATTTTATGTTTTTTTTCATATTTTCCTTTTTCCTTTCAAACCTACTTGTGTTTTCATTTTGGGTACTTTCCTGCTCTTGGGCGGTAGTCTGTTTTTAGAAGATAGTATCCTTTTGGCGCAATCAAACCCTAAAAAAAATTTTGCGAGGCGGTCTAAAAAGGCTACCATTTTGGATAAGGGTTCTTTCGAGCTTCAAACCCCTCAAAGTGCAGTTTTGGGAAAATATGTGTTTCATAAATTAGACTCTAATCAACTCTTTATTCAAACTGACCCCCTAACAGGCAGAATTACCAATCCTGAAATTATTGACTATTTAAAAAGGTACACCATTTTAAACATTACCCTAATTTATACCAACTGCCCCCGTCAGACAGAAGATGCCACCCTGCAAGCCAAATGGACACACACGCGCAATCAGAAAAGACTTGCAGAATTGTATCGCCTTGCGCCCTACTACTTTACTTTTCAAAGCATCACTTGGGGACAAATAGAGCAGCTCACCCTGGGCGATTGCAGCGACTACCTAACCTATGCGCAGGGTTTTGTCGTTACTTACCTACCCCTTCCAACTGTGGAAGAGGAAATGAACTATTTGAAAAAAATTGTAAAGGGAGAAATTTTATTAACGGATTCTACCGTTTTTAATATTTTTAATCGAAACAACCACCAGTGGAGCAGCAAAAATACCCTTATTGTAGCCGACGTTACGGGCAGCATGAGTCCCTATATGGCAGGTTTGGTGCTTTGGCTCAATATGAATATCCAAACTAATCCCTACAAAAAGTTTGTATTTTTTAATGATGACGACCTTTTTTCCTACTTTCCTATCTATCCGAGAAGGAAAAAACGGCGTGAAAGGTTGCTAAAAAAACAACAAGACAAAACAGGCATGGTGCTGGTCAGAAACAACAACTTTGATGTCATTTTCGAGCGTCTATTGGAAGGCATGCAAGAAGGCGCACACGTAGAAAATGTCATCGAAGCAATTTTGCATGGCTTAGATGCCTATCCAGACACCAAACAAGTTATCTTGATAGCCGACCATTGGGAAAGCCCTTGGGATTCGTATTTGCTGCCGCTGCTCAAACAACGAAAAGTGCCTGTGCGCGTCATTCTCTGTGGCGTTACGCCTTTCAAACCCGTCAATCGCGACTACCTCGACATTGCCATCGAAACCAAAGGCTCTTTCCATACCTTAGAAGACGACCTAAGCGAACAAATTTGGCAACAAGAAGGCAAGATATTCACGATTCTGGGCTATCGATACAGAATAGAGAGGGGCGATATAATTTTTTTAAACAACTAATTTTTTTTCTTTTTTCAAATCTTTTTTGCGATTTTGCCCTCGATGCCTTACCTTTGCGCATTAAAAAATCCTTCTGGCAAATACAATCCCAATGAGAAGAAACCATCGAGGAGCCGACTCCGACGAGCGCGAACTCCCCAAAACGCCTCTCAATAAAGAGACCCTTTCGCAGCTGCTCAAAATTTATCGCTTTATGCGCCCCTATCAAGGCTATTTTATCTTGGGCATGGTCTGTCTTTTCCTTTCAAGTTCGGTCTTGTTAGCCTTTCCCGAACTCACAGGTAGGCTCATAGACGACTCTTTGGGCAAAAACGACTGGGTAGTGCAGGGCATCGATAACTTGGCTTTTTCCTTAGTGGGCGTACTTGTGGTGCAAACGGTCTTTTCTTTTTTGCGGGTCTATTTTTTCGCCCAAGTAAGCGAACGCTCGATGGCAGATATCAGAAAAAGCCTCTTTCAGAAATACATGCAACTGCCCATGGCGTTCTACGACGCACGCCGTTCAGGGGAACTCCTAAGCCGAATTACTGCCGATGTTTCACTCTTGCAGGATACTTTTTCGGTTACGCTTGCCGAATTTGTGCGCCAACTTATCACGTTGGTAGTAGGAATTAGTTTGCTTTTTGTAAAATCGCCAAAACTAACCCTTTTTATGCTCTCCATCGTGCCTGTTTTGGTCATTGCGGCTATGTTTTTCGGACGCTTTATCCGAAAGCTATCCAAACAGACCCAAGACCAATTAGCAGAATCGAATATTATCGTAGAAGAAACCCTACAAGCTATTAGCGTAGTGAAAGCCTTTACCAACGAACTTTTCGAGGTAGGACGCTATCAGTACCTACAACAAAAGGTAGTACAGACGGCTTTAAAAGGCGCAACTTTCAGAGGGCTTTTCGTTTCCTTCATTCTTTTTACCATCTTTGGAAGCATTGTAGCGGTACTTTGGTATGGCACAACCTTAGTAGCCGATGGCACGCTCAAAATTGGCGACCTTACCTCCTTTATCATCTATACCATGTTTATTGGCGG comes from Hugenholtzia roseola DSM 9546 and encodes:
- the frr gene encoding ribosome recycling factor; this encodes MEEEIELYLDDAKENMEKAIKHTIAEFAKIRAGRATPAMLDGLAVEYYGSMSPLHQVASIVAPDPRSIVIKPWEKNMVAAITKVLRESNLGLNPIAEADLVRLNIPPLSGERRQELVRKAKGEAEEGKIRVRAARKSANDGLKALQNEGAPEDAVRRAEEKVQAFTDQYIKKIDELLEVKEKDIMTV
- a CDS encoding ABC-F family ATP-binding cassette domain-containing protein — encoded protein: MLTVANVAIQFGKRVLFDEVNLKFTPGNCYGVIGANGAGKSTFLKILSGELDPTRGTISLDTGARMAVLKQNHFEFDTCTVLNTVLMGHKTLWDLMQEKDAIYLKPDFSEEDGLRASELEGQFAEMNGWTAESDAAELLSGLGIGEENHHKPMSEMSGNEKVRVLLAQALFGNPDVLLLDEPTNDLDIETVMWLENFLADFKNTVIVVSHDRHFLDAVCTHIVDVDHGKINFHAGNYSFWYESSQIAARQRSDKNKKVEEKRKELQEFIERFSANASKSKQATSRKKLLEKLNVDDIQPSTRRYPGIVFEQEREAGNQILEVENLAAQTEEGEILFKNVNLSLQKGDKVTVLSKNSMAITAFFEVLMGNRTPQTGEFRWGVTITSAYLPNDNSPFFEGVDLNLVDWLRQYTKNDEEKDETFVRGFLGRMLFSGEEALKKAKVLSGGEKVRCMLSRMMLKKANVLVLDEPTNHLDLESITAFNNALKNYRGTLLFASHDHAFTQTLANRIIEITPNGMIDRYMEYDDYIVSEEIKALRQKLYAGEPSFS
- a CDS encoding DUF2461 domain-containing protein; this encodes MNPTFLSASFAFLDDLKNNNHREWFAQQRERYEALRHNYLALAESMLVPMQAFDATLEGLSAKNCIFRINRDVRFSADKSPYKTYLGFGFAPYNRKKELAIYYTHIERGLSFAGGGLYQPAAEIVKKIRQEIDYHTAEFFEIVQNPEFVATFGDLDREEGQYLKTQPKGYDKNHPALKYLQLKSFTALRPFSDKEVLQADFVEKSVAAMRALQPLLQFLNRAISE
- a CDS encoding ABC transporter ATP-binding protein, whose product is MRRNHRGADSDERELPKTPLNKETLSQLLKIYRFMRPYQGYFILGMVCLFLSSSVLLAFPELTGRLIDDSLGKNDWVVQGIDNLAFSLVGVLVVQTVFSFLRVYFFAQVSERSMADIRKSLFQKYMQLPMAFYDARRSGELLSRITADVSLLQDTFSVTLAEFVRQLITLVVGISLLFVKSPKLTLFMLSIVPVLVIAAMFFGRFIRKLSKQTQDQLAESNIIVEETLQAISVVKAFTNELFEVGRYQYLQQKVVQTALKGATFRGLFVSFILFTIFGSIVAVLWYGTTLVADGTLKIGDLTSFIIYTMFIGGSIGGLGSLYGEIQKALGASERILEILNQDQEPQKEQAAPIQMQGDIAFKNVCFSYPTRPDVQVLNDLSLQIKAGEKVALVGHSGAGKSTIIQLLLRFYDLKTLGSGQIEVDGLDYDAYNLNDYRSKIGIVPQEVILFGGTIKENIAYGKPDATDEEIIEAAQKANAWQFIEQFPQKWDTLVGERGVKLSGGQRQRIAIARAILKNPALLILDEATSSLDAESEHLVQEALEKLMKERTTLIIAHRLATIQKADFIYVLEKGSILEKGKHEELLQKGGKYSDLVRLQRLEEAI